One window of Campylobacter sp. MIT 99-7217 genomic DNA carries:
- a CDS encoding 5-formyltetrahydrofolate cyclo-ligase, whose amino-acid sequence MDKENFRKEQKQRLKNHAQKRFHFDFKIYKEITKIIKNTKSKNILIFIPLPYEPNLLRFRKNLSKNCILFVPFMQDKSLKMVKLRMPFKKGDFGVRQCANSFAKVKIDLAVVPVIGVDKNFKRIGHGKGFYDRFFAELSYEVKIIFIQSIDALTNQSLTQDHDIKADFYINPYKKYFKKELRYVNNTYCIYRRYHRRWDRIFSCQKDQ is encoded by the coding sequence ATGGATAAAGAAAATTTTAGAAAAGAACAAAAACAAAGGCTCAAAAATCACGCTCAAAAACGCTTTCATTTTGACTTTAAAATATATAAAGAAATCACTAAAATCATTAAAAACACAAAGTCAAAAAACATTCTCATTTTTATCCCTCTGCCCTATGAGCCAAATTTATTGCGTTTTAGAAAAAATTTGAGTAAAAATTGCATTCTTTTTGTTCCTTTTATGCAAGATAAAAGCTTAAAAATGGTAAAATTAAGAATGCCTTTTAAAAAAGGCGATTTTGGGGTTAGACAATGTGCTAATTCTTTTGCTAAAGTAAAAATAGACTTAGCTGTCGTGCCGGTTATCGGTGTAGATAAAAATTTTAAAAGAATAGGCCATGGAAAAGGCTTTTATGATAGATTTTTTGCAGAGCTTTCTTATGAGGTGAAAATTATTTTTATACAAAGTATTGACGCACTTACAAACCAAAGCTTAACTCAAGATCATGATATAAAGGCTGATTTTTATATCAATCCCTACAAAAAATATTTCAAGAAAGAGTTAAGATATGTTAATAACACTTACTGCATTTATCGCCGTTATCATAGGCGGTGGGATAGGATATTTAGTTGCCAAAAAGATCAATGA
- the htpG gene encoding molecular chaperone HtpG, protein MQFQTEVNQLLQLMIHSLYSNKEIFLRELISNSSDALDKLSYLSVSDDKYKMLEFSPRIDIKFDQNAKTLTISDNGIGMDKDDLINHLGTIAKSGTKSFLENLSGDAKKDSQLIGQFGVGFYSAFMVASKVEVLSKKALDDKAYLWSSDASGYEISEAQKDTQGVSITLHLKDEEFLNPYRIENIVEKYSNHIQFPIFMEREEFLPLNEEEKKQGIEPKKELKIVQINTATALWRQNKAKLKAEDYEKFYEQNFNDSHKPLLYIHTKSEGKFEYNTLFFIPSFAPYDLFRVDYKSGLKLYVKRVFISDDDKELLPTYLRFVRGIVDVEELPLNVSREILQENVILKAVQEASVKKILNELARLKEKESEKYKEFFLLFGKVLKEGLYGFGAERDNLLKLMLFKSTHSKELTSLEEYKSRMKEDQKEIFYITGNNENLLRNSPLLESYKDKGLEVLLLDEDIDSIISPTLPEFEGLKFSAINQVELQDELSDEEKLAFAPILTKFKELLKDEVEDVRATSRLGGSLSCIVYDKNKPDFAMQQLLKQMGQEQNIKPILELNPKHEIFTLLKQNESFIPDLANLVLGMAKLSEGMGLEDPSAFNAALNKMIIKAFK, encoded by the coding sequence ATGCAGTTTCAAACCGAGGTTAATCAACTTTTACAGCTAATGATTCACTCTTTATACTCAAATAAAGAGATTTTTTTAAGAGAGCTTATCTCTAACTCAAGCGATGCCTTAGACAAACTTAGCTATCTTAGCGTAAGCGATGATAAATACAAAATGCTTGAATTTAGCCCAAGAATAGACATTAAATTTGATCAAAATGCTAAAACGCTTACTATCAGCGATAATGGCATAGGCATGGATAAAGACGATCTTATCAATCATCTAGGAACTATAGCAAAAAGTGGCACAAAAAGCTTTTTAGAAAACTTAAGCGGAGACGCCAAAAAAGACTCACAACTCATCGGGCAGTTTGGCGTGGGCTTTTACTCCGCTTTTATGGTGGCTAGCAAGGTCGAGGTTCTTAGCAAAAAAGCACTTGATGATAAGGCGTATTTGTGGAGTTCAGATGCAAGCGGATATGAAATAAGCGAAGCCCAAAAAGACACTCAAGGTGTAAGTATCACGCTTCATTTAAAAGATGAGGAGTTTTTAAACCCTTACCGCATAGAAAATATAGTGGAAAAATACTCTAATCACATTCAATTTCCTATCTTTATGGAAAGAGAAGAGTTTTTGCCTTTAAATGAAGAAGAAAAAAAGCAAGGCATAGAGCCTAAAAAAGAGCTTAAAATCGTTCAAATCAACACAGCCACAGCACTTTGGAGACAAAACAAAGCCAAGCTAAAAGCCGAAGACTATGAGAAATTTTACGAGCAGAATTTTAACGACTCACACAAGCCTTTGCTTTATATCCACACTAAAAGCGAGGGTAAATTTGAGTATAACACGCTCTTTTTTATCCCAAGTTTTGCTCCTTATGATTTGTTTCGTGTGGATTATAAAAGTGGTTTAAAGCTTTATGTGAAAAGGGTTTTTATAAGCGATGATGATAAGGAGCTTTTGCCAACTTATCTGCGTTTTGTGCGTGGGATAGTCGATGTTGAGGAGCTTCCTTTAAATGTAAGCCGTGAAATTTTACAAGAAAATGTGATCTTAAAAGCCGTGCAAGAAGCAAGCGTGAAAAAGATTTTAAACGAGCTTGCTAGGCTTAAAGAAAAAGAAAGCGAAAAATACAAAGAATTTTTCTTGCTTTTTGGCAAGGTGCTAAAAGAGGGACTTTATGGCTTTGGGGCTGAAAGGGACAATCTTTTAAAGCTCATGCTCTTTAAATCCACGCATTCAAAGGAACTCACAAGCTTAGAAGAGTATAAGTCAAGAATGAAAGAAGATCAAAAAGAAATTTTTTATATCACAGGAAATAACGAAAATTTACTTCGCAACTCGCCTTTGCTTGAAAGCTATAAAGATAAAGGGCTTGAAGTGCTTTTACTTGATGAGGATATTGATAGCATTATAAGTCCTACTTTGCCTGAGTTTGAGGGGCTTAAATTTAGCGCGATTAACCAAGTTGAACTTCAAGATGAACTAAGTGATGAAGAAAAGCTTGCTTTTGCACCGATTTTGACTAAATTTAAAGAGCTTTTAAAAGATGAGGTTGAAGATGTGCGTGCGACTTCAAGGCTTGGAGGAAGTTTAAGTTGTATAGTTTATGATAAAAACAAGCCTGATTTTGCTATGCAACAGCTTTTAAAGCAAATGGGACAAGAACAAAATATCAAGCCTATACTCGAGCTTAATCCAAAGCATGAAATTTTCACGCTTCTTAAGCAAAATGAAAGCTTTATCCCTGATCTTGCAAATTTGGTTTTAGGCATGGCTAAGCTAAGCGAGGGCATGGGTCTTGAAGATCCAAGTGCTTTTAATGCGGCATTAAACAAAATGATCATCAAGGCTTTTAAGTGA
- the ftsY gene encoding signal recognition particle-docking protein FtsY, with the protein MFDFLKKTFQIRAKNTDKISKEELEEILLEADVSYEIVEEIMYYLPPSEEVKKEDLERVMRSYFLYENKKEIQEKPFVELILGVNGAGKTTSIAKLAHLYKKEEQKVILGACDTFRAGAIEQLKLWATKIGVEIVASSQGHDPSAVAFDCISKAKAKGYDRVIIDTAGRLQNQKNLASELEKIVRICAKAMPNAPHRKILVLDGTQGNAAILQAKAFNELVKLDGVIITKLDGTARGGALFSVARDLELPILYVGVGEGMNDLLEFHRDIFIKDLLALIFA; encoded by the coding sequence ATGTTTGATTTTTTAAAAAAAACCTTTCAAATTAGGGCAAAAAATACAGATAAAATTTCTAAAGAAGAGCTTGAAGAAATACTCTTAGAAGCTGATGTGAGTTATGAAATCGTTGAAGAGATTATGTATTATCTACCGCCAAGTGAAGAGGTAAAAAAAGAAGACTTAGAACGGGTGATGCGTTCTTATTTTTTATATGAAAATAAAAAAGAAATTCAAGAAAAGCCCTTTGTAGAACTCATCTTAGGTGTAAATGGAGCAGGCAAAACAACCAGCATAGCCAAGCTTGCACATTTGTATAAAAAAGAAGAACAAAAAGTTATTTTAGGAGCTTGTGATACTTTTAGAGCAGGAGCGATAGAACAACTCAAGCTTTGGGCTACAAAAATAGGCGTTGAAATCGTTGCTAGCTCGCAAGGACATGATCCATCAGCTGTGGCTTTTGACTGCATTTCTAAGGCTAAGGCAAAGGGGTATGACCGAGTCATCATCGATACAGCTGGGCGTTTGCAAAATCAAAAGAATTTAGCCTCTGAGCTTGAAAAAATCGTTCGAATTTGTGCTAAGGCAATGCCAAATGCCCCGCACCGAAAAATTTTGGTTCTTGATGGCACTCAAGGCAATGCAGCGATCCTGCAAGCAAAGGCTTTTAATGAGCTTGTCAAGCTTGATGGAGTGATCATCACAAAGCTTGATGGCACAGCAAGAGGAGGGGCGTTATTTAGCGTGGCAAGAGATTTGGAACTGCCTATACTTTATGTGGGTGTGGGAGAGGGTATGAATGACTTGCTTGAGTTTCATAGAGATATTTTTATCAAGGACTTACTCGCTTTGATCTTTGCTTAG
- a CDS encoding TonB-dependent receptor domain-containing protein gives MCAALALSLANAEEKAVLEASVVSATGYEQDIKNAPASISVITKEDIINKPIRDLGDIVQEVPGVTTTVAKTGAQDIQIRGMSSSYTLILVDGKRVNVSKGFDGNGFDSTSGSIPPASMIERVEVIRGPASIIYGSDAMGGVINIITKKNADKATGSISLETRLQEHGETWGNTYGFNGAIFAPLDDKITINIRGKYYYGERNTFYKKDIPGYNLNAESATAKRNPFTSHSPTGYKNASVGGRTTYKLNDENTFYADFEYNFQRLGSLNTSSNSITAIRDYDKYSFVLNHDGDYNFGKFNNYLQYNITNRIPHSSVPVGGSAGIPNRKALTENQVAAYGTTFTKNLDFGSYGSMILNLGPNFNYERLMKRDDAFDKDAWQIAVFGEGEYFINELVSTTLGVRVNKVETYGTYANPRAYVNFYVLEGLTIKAGLASGLQVPQLSTRYDGLYESSTDRNGNTTDYYGNTGLKPEQSLSYELGGILETPFANFSLTGFITDFTDAIGSRTYAQNQNLPNNYGICGSNQCSIYENISKARTQGVEFSLQSKALLSDFIPRGIFVDINYALTDTDQRSGDRKGKPLNNVPLHNLSGKISYKGESWGSYLRYVGKYKTPTFGSHTANVGPGRWYKDMHTVDLGADYRFKNGISISAVVNNLLDKDYVDYVVYQGTRGQSYTNNYQRMIPGRNFWLNIRADF, from the coding sequence ATTTGTGCGGCTTTAGCGTTAAGTCTTGCAAATGCAGAAGAAAAAGCAGTTCTTGAAGCTTCGGTCGTTTCGGCCACAGGCTATGAACAAGATATCAAAAATGCACCTGCTAGCATCTCAGTTATCACAAAAGAAGACATTATCAACAAGCCTATAAGGGATCTTGGAGATATAGTTCAAGAAGTTCCCGGAGTTACTACAACTGTAGCTAAAACAGGAGCTCAGGACATACAAATTCGTGGTATGAGTAGCTCTTATACGCTTATACTTGTTGATGGTAAGAGGGTAAATGTCTCAAAGGGCTTTGATGGCAATGGTTTTGATAGCACATCAGGGTCTATCCCTCCTGCTTCTATGATAGAAAGGGTTGAGGTGATTAGAGGACCTGCTTCTATCATTTATGGAAGCGATGCTATGGGAGGTGTGATAAATATTATCACTAAGAAAAATGCAGATAAGGCAACAGGAAGCATAAGTCTTGAAACTCGTTTGCAAGAACATGGAGAAACTTGGGGCAATACCTATGGTTTTAATGGCGCTATTTTTGCTCCTCTTGATGATAAAATCACTATCAATATAAGAGGTAAATACTACTATGGCGAAAGAAATACCTTTTATAAAAAAGATATTCCGGGTTATAATTTAAACGCAGAAAGTGCTACAGCTAAAAGAAATCCTTTTACTTCTCATAGTCCAACAGGCTATAAAAATGCAAGCGTAGGAGGACGCACGACTTATAAACTTAATGATGAAAATACCTTTTATGCAGACTTTGAGTATAATTTCCAAAGACTAGGTTCTTTAAATACCTCAAGTAATAGCATTACGGCTATAAGAGATTATGATAAGTATTCTTTTGTGCTTAATCATGACGGGGATTATAATTTTGGTAAATTTAACAACTATTTGCAATACAATATCACAAATCGTATACCTCATAGTAGCGTTCCTGTTGGAGGAAGTGCTGGTATACCAAATCGTAAGGCTTTAACAGAAAATCAAGTCGCAGCTTATGGGACAACTTTTACTAAGAATTTGGACTTTGGATCTTATGGTTCAATGATCTTAAATTTAGGTCCAAATTTTAACTATGAAAGACTTATGAAAAGAGATGATGCTTTTGATAAAGATGCTTGGCAGATAGCTGTTTTTGGCGAGGGAGAGTATTTTATCAATGAGCTTGTATCAACAACTTTAGGTGTTCGTGTGAATAAAGTAGAAACTTATGGCACTTATGCTAATCCAAGAGCTTATGTTAATTTTTATGTGCTTGAAGGACTTACGATAAAAGCTGGACTTGCTAGCGGGCTTCAAGTGCCTCAACTTTCAACAAGATATGACGGACTTTATGAAAGTAGCACGGATAGAAATGGCAATACGACGGATTATTACGGAAATACAGGATTAAAACCTGAGCAAAGCTTAAGCTATGAGCTTGGTGGTATTTTAGAAACACCTTTTGCTAACTTCTCTTTAACAGGATTTATCACGGATTTTACCGATGCTATAGGCTCAAGAACTTATGCACAAAATCAAAATTTACCTAATAATTACGGAATTTGTGGTAGCAATCAATGCTCTATTTATGAAAATATAAGTAAAGCTAGAACTCAGGGCGTAGAGTTTTCTTTGCAGTCAAAGGCTTTACTGAGTGATTTTATCCCTAGAGGTATTTTTGTAGATATTAACTATGCTTTAACAGATACTGATCAAAGAAGCGGAGATAGAAAGGGCAAACCACTAAACAATGTTCCTTTACACAATCTTTCAGGTAAAATTTCTTATAAGGGCGAATCTTGGGGTTCATATCTTAGATATGTGGGTAAATACAAAACTCCAACCTTTGGCTCACATACTGCAAATGTAGGTCCTGGAAGATGGTATAAGGATATGCACACTGTGGATTTGGGAGCTGATTATCGCTTCAAAAATGGTATCAGTATAAGTGCTGTGGTAAATAACCTCTTGGATAAGGATTATGTAGATTATGTCGTGTATCAAGGCACAAGAGGACAAAGCTATACAAATAACTACCAAAGAATGATACCGGGACGAAATTTCTGGCTTAATATTAGAGCTGATTTTTAG
- a CDS encoding rhodanese-like domain-containing protein encodes MILSVDADAEILGAYQIFDIRNKHEWRQTGVIKDAILLSFNQNNGSPNPEFLSEFKRLADFSRPIALICASGFRSHVATHLIKAKLGIEVTNLKGGMYKLLREGFECEPYRGQDFK; translated from the coding sequence GTGATCTTAAGCGTTGATGCTGATGCTGAAATTTTAGGAGCTTATCAAATTTTTGACATAAGAAACAAACACGAATGGAGACAAACAGGCGTGATCAAAGACGCGATTTTGCTGAGCTTTAACCAAAACAACGGCTCGCCAAATCCTGAATTTTTAAGCGAATTTAAAAGGCTTGCTGATTTTAGCCGTCCTATAGCATTAATTTGTGCAAGTGGCTTTAGAAGTCATGTTGCGACACATTTGATCAAGGCAAAGCTTGGTATAGAGGTAACAAATTTAAAAGGTGGCATGTATAAACTTTTAAGAGAGGGCTTTGAGTGCGAGCCTTATAGGGGACAGGATTTTAAATGA
- a CDS encoding Na/Pi cotransporter family protein: MQEEKAGFKNLYYGFWFIFIVALCYTLVLYDKLATILAGVAILLIGMTNLSSGFKSFSGGLLEKILAKSTSTKLKSIIFGVISTTIMQSSSLVCVISISFLSAGLISLGSGIAIIFGANLGNTASSWLIVGLTSMKISMLAIPLIISGVLLFFQKDSLFKGLGNIFIGIGFFFLGVDYIKSGFEDFKEVLDFSKFDFTGFKGVIIFLGLGALLTGVIQSSTATIALIIAALLSNQISLENSLAATLGTSVGGVVTALLASLSTNIEGKKLAVANCIFNFGIAIIVIAIFPYFVDLINLISSLFGIENLALKTALFHTLFNLIAVILFSFFTSQIVALLDKIIKAPVDKNKDKPLYLDANLVSFSDTALEALYKESEHLYNNAFAIIAHTLGFSRRDIKSDKSFAEILKNKKWFSKNINLDYLYQNRIKVLFEAIIDFSTKAQIYIEDEDKNHEIFRLKLGAKNISEATKDLKIIQANIKKYSNASNLYLAQEYDELRSNAAELLRSIEELRLSEDEKRALIIQNFDKAKEILRELDENSLKKTEKLIKENKITPTQGISLLNDTSFLAKMSSEIIEAVEIIFARKHTLSKDQSE; encoded by the coding sequence GTGCAAGAAGAAAAAGCAGGTTTTAAAAATCTCTATTATGGCTTTTGGTTTATTTTCATCGTAGCTTTGTGCTACACTTTAGTTTTATATGATAAGCTTGCGACTATCTTAGCTGGGGTTGCGATTTTGCTCATAGGAATGACAAATTTAAGCAGTGGCTTTAAGTCCTTTAGCGGTGGCTTGCTTGAAAAAATCCTTGCCAAATCAACAAGCACCAAGCTTAAAAGTATCATTTTTGGTGTTATTAGCACAACCATAATGCAGTCCTCATCGTTAGTTTGTGTTATCAGCATTTCTTTTTTAAGTGCTGGACTTATCTCTCTTGGCTCAGGAATTGCCATCATTTTTGGCGCAAATTTAGGAAACACGGCAAGTTCTTGGCTCATCGTTGGGCTTACAAGTATGAAAATTTCAATGCTTGCTATCCCTCTTATCATCAGCGGAGTTTTGCTCTTTTTTCAAAAAGATAGCCTTTTTAAAGGGCTTGGAAATATATTTATCGGCATTGGATTTTTCTTTTTGGGCGTTGATTATATTAAGAGCGGTTTTGAGGATTTTAAGGAAGTTTTAGACTTTTCTAAATTTGATTTTACCGGCTTTAAAGGAGTGATCATCTTTCTTGGACTTGGTGCTTTACTCACAGGAGTGATTCAATCAAGCACAGCAACCATAGCTCTTATCATCGCTGCCTTACTTTCAAATCAAATCAGCCTTGAAAACTCCCTTGCCGCCACACTTGGAACCAGCGTTGGAGGCGTAGTTACCGCACTTTTAGCAAGCCTTAGTACAAATATCGAGGGTAAAAAGCTAGCCGTTGCAAACTGCATTTTTAACTTTGGTATCGCTATCATCGTGATCGCTATTTTTCCTTATTTTGTGGATTTGATCAATCTTATATCCTCTTTGTTTGGCATAGAAAATTTAGCCTTAAAAACGGCTTTATTTCATACCTTGTTTAATCTTATCGCTGTGATTTTATTTTCTTTTTTCACAAGCCAAATCGTAGCCTTGCTAGATAAAATCATCAAAGCCCCTGTTGATAAAAATAAAGATAAGCCTCTTTATCTTGATGCAAACCTTGTAAGCTTTAGTGATACAGCCCTTGAAGCCTTATACAAGGAAAGCGAACACCTTTATAACAATGCTTTTGCCATCATCGCACACACCTTGGGCTTTTCAAGAAGAGATATAAAAAGTGATAAAAGCTTTGCTGAAATTCTTAAAAACAAAAAATGGTTCAGTAAGAATATCAACCTAGATTATCTCTATCAAAACAGGATCAAAGTACTTTTTGAAGCCATCATCGACTTTTCTACTAAGGCTCAAATTTATATAGAAGATGAGGATAAAAACCATGAAATTTTTAGGCTCAAACTTGGAGCAAAAAATATTTCAGAAGCAACCAAGGATCTTAAAATCATTCAAGCTAATATCAAAAAATACTCCAATGCTTCAAATTTATACCTTGCCCAAGAATATGATGAGTTAAGATCAAATGCAGCGGAGCTTTTAAGAAGCATTGAAGAACTTAGGCTTAGCGAAGATGAAAAAAGAGCTTTGATCATTCAAAATTTTGATAAGGCAAAAGAAATACTTAGAGAGCTTGATGAAAATAGCCTCAAAAAAACGGAAAAACTCATCAAAGAAAATAAAATTACACCAACTCAAGGTATTTCCTTGCTCAATGATACGAGTTTCTTAGCGAAAATGTCAAGTGAGATTATAGAAGCTGTGGAGATTATTTTTGCAAGAAAACATACGCTAAGCAAAGATCAAAGCGAGTAA
- a CDS encoding TlpA family protein disulfide reductase: MFLRAVFVLFFLFIFQACDKKEEPMDQNITMSAVLEQGEKLNFSLKFTNEKVLAINAESSSVVFENEQKATLFMFFTTWCEPCTAQIVSLNKLNEKYKDSFNVVGILLEDKSDEEINAFVQEKQINYDIATGEGNYLFAKSVGGINGVPVMVLFDSNAKFVKQYLGLIPEEMLDIDIQKAIM; encoded by the coding sequence ATGTTTTTAAGAGCGGTTTTTGTCCTTTTTTTTCTTTTTATCTTTCAAGCTTGTGATAAAAAAGAAGAGCCTATGGATCAAAATATAACCATGAGCGCGGTTTTAGAGCAAGGAGAAAAGCTTAATTTTTCTTTGAAATTTACAAATGAAAAAGTTCTAGCCATTAATGCAGAGTCTTCAAGTGTGGTCTTTGAAAACGAACAAAAAGCAACTTTGTTTATGTTTTTTACAACTTGGTGCGAGCCTTGCACAGCACAAATCGTGAGCTTAAATAAGCTTAATGAAAAATACAAAGATAGTTTTAATGTCGTGGGTATCTTACTTGAGGATAAGAGTGATGAAGAAATCAATGCTTTTGTGCAAGAAAAGCAAATAAACTACGATATAGCCACAGGGGAGGGCAATTATCTTTTTGCAAAGAGCGTAGGAGGGATAAATGGCGTTCCTGTAATGGTGCTTTTTGATAGTAATGCTAAATTTGTAAAACAATACTTAGGCTTGATCCCTGAAGAAATGCTTGATATTGACATTCAAAAAGCGATTATGTGA